Genomic segment of Bartonella bacilliformis KC583:
CGCATTGTTGATGCAATGATTGAGATTGATGGCAATACAATTAACGCGGTTAACGGCTTTGGGTATAATTTTTTAAGGTTTCTAAACAGGATGATCAGCCTAATCACTAAGGTTGAATTTCATTTAAATAAAATGGCATACATGAATAATTATTAATCTAATTTTAAGGTAGGGAAGCCTATTTTTTGCTTTCTGTTTTTCCAATGAATGAGAAAGATAGTCTTTATTCATATACAAAAAGTGATATAAATCTGTTTTTTATATATTTTTTCTCGTTGCCTTTTAGCTCTTAAGGCTCTATTTCCTTTAGAAAAATTATAACTGCATGATGTGGTTGTTAGAGTTAATAGTACCTAAGTGATTTTTTCTCTGAATCAAGAGCTTGTTTTGATTAGAGTGAAAAATACTTAAAGTTTAATCTGTAGGAGATAAAAATGTTGATTACCAATGCTCAGGCTCAGGCTCAGGCTGCAGGTGGTGCTGCTGGCGGAACGTCGTTCGTTACCTTTATTCCTTTTATTTTAATTTTTGTGATTATGTATTTTTTAATTATTCGCCCGCAGCGTGTGCAAATGAAAAAGCGGCAAGAAATGCTTAATGCTGTACGTCGTGGAGATGTAATTGTAACAGGTGGCGGTATCATTGGTAAGGTTATAAAGGTTCATGATGAAATTGGTGAATTAGAGGTTGAAATTGGTGAGGATATGCATATCCGCATTCTGCGTTCAACATTAGCTGATGTGCGGGTTAAAGGTGAGCCAGTTTCAGAAGAGAAAGCAACACCTAGTGCTAAGGTAAAAACACCTAAAAAGTCTGGAAATAAAACCACAACAAAAGACAGCGTGGCTGTTGCTAAAAAAGCAAAATCTCCATCAGAGGAAGAGAAACCAAAAGCGTAATCGTGATTTATAACATCTCTGTAAAAAAACAGAGATGTTTTAGATCTGTGAAGAGCGTTTTATTCATGGGTGTTTCAGAAATGTGAGCTGTTTTAGCCATAATGTTAAGTGTTGTGCATAATTGAAGTTGTTTCTTTTGAAGAAAGAGAGATAGTGTAAATTTCTCATTTTTAATGGGCATAAGGCATTGAGTGTGCTTTATCGGAATTTCTTTTTACATTATTGGCAACATTTTTGTGTGTTCATTACTTTAAGCACTGTTGGATAGGAAAAATTTTGTATTGATATTGCTATAGGCGTTATTATCAGAACCTATAATGCATCAATGTTTGTTGCTGTTTTTTTTAAGTGAAAAAGCGCAATAAGGGAGCAAAAAAGGAATACTTATTATGTCTCATGCAATTCAAGTGCGCGAAGCGCATTTCCCAGGGCGAGCGCCTATTGATGCTTATGGAAATGGTGGTTTTCGTTTCGCCGATATGTCGCATCAAGGTTCTATTATATGTGTACCATCAGGCGTTTATGGTATTGATATGGTGGGGCCTATGCCGAGTCGGGACGATATCTCTCGCATTTTACAAGAAGCGGATGAGATTGAGATTTTTTTGATAGGCACAGGGATTGAGTTATTACGTTTACCTGAAGAGTTACGAGTAGTTTTATGGGAAAAGCGTATTTCAACAGATACAATGAGTACAGGAGCAGCAGTGCGCACATTTAATGTTCTTTTGTCTGAAAATCGTGCAGTTGCTGCGTTGTTGTTTGCAGTAGAATGACACATTTTCTTCCTCATTGTCTCAGTGTTTTACGTGCTACAGATCGTGATCGCTATATATCGGTGTTATTTGCACCTAAAAGAAAACGCAGAGCATTAGCTGCTCTTTATGCTTTTAATGCAGAAATTGCTCGTATTCGCGAAAGTGTAAGTGATCCGCTTATTGGTGAAATGCGATTACGTTGGTGGTACGATTCCATTGCTAATAGCACAGTACCAAATGGTGAAAATAATCCGATTTTGAATGAGTTGCTGGAAACAATTATTCTATTTAATTTACCTAAAGAAGCTTTTTTACAGTATTGTGATGCACGGATTTTTGATCTTTACAATAACTCGATAATAACCATTCACGATCTTGAGAGTTATTGTTATAAAACAGCAAGTAAAATTTTGCAGCTTGCATGTCAGATATTGGATTTTGATTCAGCAAAAAATTTCACCGATGCCTGTGAGCATGGTGGAGTTTCTCAAGCATTAAGCGGTATATTACGTCTTTTGTCGTTAATGCAATCACGATATCAATGTTATTTTCCTTCTGACATGCTGAGAGCTCTGGGAATAGACAGAGAAGATTTAGAGTCTAATCGTATCACCGATAAACAAAAATGTCAGATGATTGAAGCTATGGTAGCTTTATCGCGAGATCATTATCTTAAGTTTTATGAATATTCTATTATTTTACCTGAAACACTCAAACCCGCATTTCTCCCGTTAGCCATTACACCAGTGTCTCTTCAAAAGGCATTAAAATTGGAAGCTGAAGTTTTTCAAAATAGCATAAATTCTTCATTACTTCATCGTTATTGGTTAATAACAAAAACAGCTATTTGTGGTAATTTTCCAAAATTATCATAGAGCTTTGATAACAGATCACTTACCCTGATCATATGAGAATATCCTAAATTAGTTAGATCTAACATTCTTTGTGCATCAAAAAATATTTCAGAAATCCATTTATTGTTTTTTCGTAACCCTCAAAATTTACAAAGCAGCTAACGCTATATAGAGATATAATTTATCTGAGATTTTTCAGGAGAGAAAATAATCCCGCTCTCTTTATTAAAGGCAAATTATTTGTCCTTAATATTTAAAGCGGGGTAAGATTTTTACTGAGATGTACTGAAGAGTTGATTGTAGTTAGATCCATTAATTTCTATAGGGTGTTCTTCATTTGCAATTTGTAGCATGCCAAGCTTTAAATCCTCTTTCAGCGTCATATCCATATCTTCACGTATATCAGACGGAATAGTTTGAGCCGTTACATTTTTAGGTATAGATGATTCTGTTATTTTATAAATGATACGGTTCGTTGCAACCGCACCTTTTATGATGCCATAATGACCTTTCGGGCCAGAAAATAATGCTTTAACTCCTTCAATGCCAAGAATATCTGATGAGTCTTGACGCCGTAAGGCTGGTGTTGTTTTCTTTTTAACGCTGAGTTTAGCAGCAAGAGAATCAAGGCTTTTCCCTTCAGTAAGCTGTTTGAGAATATTGTTAGCTTTTTCATCAAGGAGTTGTTGAATTTTTGCATTTTTCCATTCAGCAACAGCCTCTTTTTCAACCTCTTCAAGAGCTTTATCACGAGCAGGAGTGATTGCATCCACTTGATACCAGAGATAACCTCCTTCTTGAAGGGAGAGTGGATCAAGTTCAGAGCCTTCTGTTGCCTGATAAATAGCACTCAAAACAATCTCTTTTTGAGGTAAATCTGTGAGCATTACGCCCTCAATTGTTTTGCCTTCTTTATCAATTGTGATTTGACGAAGAGATAAATTATATTGATCAGCAAGTTCTTTAAGAGAAGCACCTTCAAAACGAGCATTTTCAATTTCTGTATATTTACTGCGTAAATCGGTTACGGCGCGATTTTGGGCAAGTGTTTGGCGAATGTCTTGTTCTATATCTTCAAAAGGGATAGGGCCTGAAGGTATAATCTGCATAACACGAACGATTATAGGGCCTTGCAAGTCGTTGATAACGGCACTAATTTGCCCTTGTTTAAGCTCAAAAATGTCAGATGCCAAATAATTAGGAAGCTCACTTTCTGCTAAAGGGCCCTTTTTTATATCTTTAAGAGTCTTTTTTTCAGATTGAACGAGTTGATCAAAACTCATGCCATTGGCTATTTTTTGGGCTGCTTTATCAGCGGCTTCTCGTGTGGGGAAGCGTAATTCT
This window contains:
- the yajC gene encoding preprotein translocase subunit YajC, which encodes MLITNAQAQAQAAGGAAGGTSFVTFIPFILIFVIMYFLIIRPQRVQMKKRQEMLNAVRRGDVIVTGGGIIGKVIKVHDEIGELEVEIGEDMHIRILRSTLADVRVKGEPVSEEKATPSAKVKTPKKSGNKTTTKDSVAVAKKAKSPSEEEKPKA
- a CDS encoding Mth938-like domain-containing protein, translating into MSHAIQVREAHFPGRAPIDAYGNGGFRFADMSHQGSIICVPSGVYGIDMVGPMPSRDDISRILQEADEIEIFLIGTGIELLRLPEELRVVLWEKRISTDTMSTGAAVRTFNVLLSENRAVAALLFAVE
- a CDS encoding phytoene/squalene synthase family protein, which encodes MTHFLPHCLSVLRATDRDRYISVLFAPKRKRRALAALYAFNAEIARIRESVSDPLIGEMRLRWWYDSIANSTVPNGENNPILNELLETIILFNLPKEAFLQYCDARIFDLYNNSIITIHDLESYCYKTASKILQLACQILDFDSAKNFTDACEHGGVSQALSGILRLLSLMQSRYQCYFPSDMLRALGIDREDLESNRITDKQKCQMIEAMVALSRDHYLKFYEYSIILPETLKPAFLPLAITPVSLQKALKLEAEVFQNSINSSLLHRYWLITKTAICGNFPKLS
- a CDS encoding peptidyl-prolyl cis-trans isomerase, with the protein product MLDSIRNTTNSWVTKIFFAILLLCFVFLWGIPQLNIKNESNLLTSGKSVITVDDYRLALADYSLRLALASQLGRMLSPDEIQQYGIPAFVFYQLQQDILFDEQARKMKISLSQDALAHIISSDSIFQTNGNFNRNLFLNYLQQLNISQSHFLDYYTQREKRNQLILASLSGAKIPNLFYEAFALHREEKRTADYLVVNLEKEKKISTPNKETLQKWFDTHRNMFRAPEYRTVSLLSITPNDFVKLENISANEAMTYYNQNASRFTVPEKRIIEELRFPTREAADKAAQKIANGMSFDQLVQSEKKTLKDIKKGPLAESELPNYLASDIFELKQGQISAVINDLQGPIIVRVMQIIPSGPIPFEDIEQDIRQTLAQNRAVTDLRSKYTEIENARFEGASLKELADQYNLSLRQITIDKEGKTIEGVMLTDLPQKEIVLSAIYQATEGSELDPLSLQEGGYLWYQVDAITPARDKALEEVEKEAVAEWKNAKIQQLLDEKANNILKQLTEGKSLDSLAAKLSVKKKTTPALRRQDSSDILGIEGVKALFSGPKGHYGIIKGAVATNRIIYKITESSIPKNVTAQTIPSDIREDMDMTLKEDLKLGMLQIANEEHPIEINGSNYNQLFSTSQ